Within the Bacillus marinisedimentorum genome, the region CGGACACAGCGGTTTGCAGGAAACGGTGGAAAGGATGTCGAGGATTTCGGGGGACTTGCAAAACATCATTCTAAACATGCGGATGGTGCCAGTTGAACAGGTGTTCAACCGTTTCCCGCGTATGGTGAGGCAGCTTGCGAGAGACTTGAATAAAGAAATCGACTTAGAAATTATCGGGGCAGAAACCGAACTGGACAGGACGGTAATTGATGAAATCGGTGATCCGCTGGTCCATCTTATCCGTAATGCCATCGACCATGGCATCGAAATGCCGGATGAACGAAGGGGTAAAAAGAAACAGGTTAATGGGACAGTGAAATTGCAGGCATATCACAGCGGCAACCATGTGTTTATTGAAATTGAGGATGATGGTGCGGGCATCAACAGAGAAAAGGTGCTTAAAAAAGCGGTTGATAAAGGCATCATCACGAAAGAAGCTGGTGAACAGATGTCCGACAGCCGGGTAAATGAACTGATCATGGCTTCAGGCTTCTCGACTGCTGATGTGATTTCAGACATTTCAGGACGCGGTGTCGGTCTTGATGTCGTTAAAAATACGATTGAATCCCTCGGTGGCTCAATTGGAATTGAGTCCGAATTGGGACTTGGAACCAAGTTTTCGATCCAGCTGCCGCTTACTCTGTCCATCATTTCGGTCATGCTTGTTGAAGTTGAACAAGAAAAGTACGCAGTTCCGCTGTCGTCCATCATCGAAACAGCGATCATCAAAAAGAGCGACATATTAAGCGCCCATAACCAGAAAGTGATCGATTTTCGCGGCAGGGTTGTCCCGCTGGTATTTCTGAAGGACATTTTTGATGTGCCGGGAACCGAGAAAGACGAATCGATGCATTCTGTCGTCATCACGAGGAAAGGTGACAAAATGGCCGGTCTTGTTGTCGACTCGTTCATCGGTCAGCAGGAAATTGTCTTGAAATCCCTCGGCAGTTATTTGGCCGGCGTTTTCGCCATCTCAGGCGCCACCATACTTGGAGACGGACAAGTGGCCCTAATTATCGACAGCAATGCCCTGATCAGGTAAAACATTCGAACTTAAGTCCACATTTACGGAGGAAGAAAAGATATTTCTATTAACATAACAGTATAAAAAAGTGAGGGATTACAATGTCAGAATCTGCTGTTGCAAATGATTTGAAAGTAATTGTGTTCCAATTGAAAGACGAAGAATACGGAGTGCCGGTCCAGCAAGTCCTGTCAATTGAGAGAATGCAGCACATCACAAGGGTCCCTTCCACACCCGAGTTTGTGAAGGGGGTCATCAATCTCCGCGGGGTCGTTACACCGATCATTGATTTGAGAAGCCGATTTGATCTTGAAGAAACAGAGTACGGTGAAAGTACGAGAATCATCATCGTTACAGTGGGAGAAATGGAAGTCGGTCTCATAGTCGATGCCGCCAATGATGTCATCGATATAGACGGCGGGCAGCTCGAACCTCCTCCTCAGGTAATCGGTGCAGTGGAAGCTGATTATATAAAAGGAGTGGCCAGGCTGGAAAAACGCCTTCTTGTCATTCTGAACCTTGACAAGGTTTTTAACGATGAGGAAGTAGACGATCTTAAAGCAATAGAGGGTTAAGAGATGTTATTTTATAAGAATTTCAGTTCCTATCATATGGATGTATTGAAAGAAATCGGAAATATTGGCGCAGGCCATGCGGCAACAGCACTGTCAAATTTACTTAACCAAACAGTCGACATGAAAGTCCCTGATGTTTCCATCGTGAAATTCGACGATTTAATGGAAAAAGTAGGCGGTGCGGACCATCTTGTTGCCGGTGTTTTCCTTAGAATCGAAGGGGATGCTCCCGGGAGCCTGTATTTTCTTCTTTCCCTTGAAGAAGCAGAAATGCTTGTCAGGAGGATAACAGGTGACACCTCGCTCTCCTTCAAGGAACCGCCTTATCCTGAAATGGGTTTATCCGCCTTTTGTGAAGTCGGCAATATTCTCGCGGGTTCATATCTTTCTTCCCTTGCCGATTTTACCGGAATGAACCTGCACCCGAGCGTACCGGCAACCGCCATCGATCTTGCCGGTGCACTCCTGAGCTACGGCCTTATCGAACTGTCTCAGGAAAGTGATTATGCCATCGTCATAGACACAGCCTTCATAGAGCACGGGAATGCGAAGGCAAACCACTTGAACGGCCATTTCCTGGTACTGCCTGACCCACCGTCTTTTGATGTCATTTTCCGCTCTCTGGGAGTCCCGTCTGATGGTTAAGCAGGCGGTTGTCGTGAAGGTCGGAATTGCCGACCTTAATACGGTAAGGCCGCCGGATGTCATCAGGACGTCAGGGCTTGGATCCTGTGTCGGGGTCATCCTGTTTGACAAAATTTCCGGGTTGGCAGGCCTTGCCCATATCATGCTTCCTGACTCGGCGCTTGCAAAGAACGGCCAGTTCAATG harbors:
- a CDS encoding chemotaxis protein CheA: METSQYLEMFIDESNEHLQNMNDQLLLLEKNPGDLAIVNEVFRSAHTLKGMSATMGYEDLANLTHKMENVLDSIRNENLQVNADILDVVFKATGRLEEMVESISSGGDGRSQVNEVVLELEKIEKGENNENSVSVKAGEGAAGEPQNFEEQYDDFELTVLQQSAEQGFSGFQVNVTLADDCLLKAARVYMVFEVLEQVSEVIKSTPSVEKLEEEEFENGFVVTIVSKESADDLKERILKVSEVSMVEVFQLDADHISGIKKYKEQEDEHAPSEEPEKEKQASVQAAERNEKVKTAGNKTIRVNIERLDRLMNLFEELVIDRGRLEQISTELGHSGLQETVERMSRISGDLQNIILNMRMVPVEQVFNRFPRMVRQLARDLNKEIDLEIIGAETELDRTVIDEIGDPLVHLIRNAIDHGIEMPDERRGKKKQVNGTVKLQAYHSGNHVFIEIEDDGAGINREKVLKKAVDKGIITKEAGEQMSDSRVNELIMASGFSTADVISDISGRGVGLDVVKNTIESLGGSIGIESELGLGTKFSIQLPLTLSIISVMLVEVEQEKYAVPLSSIIETAIIKKSDILSAHNQKVIDFRGRVVPLVFLKDIFDVPGTEKDESMHSVVITRKGDKMAGLVVDSFIGQQEIVLKSLGSYLAGVFAISGATILGDGQVALIIDSNALIR
- a CDS encoding chemotaxis protein CheW, with amino-acid sequence MSESAVANDLKVIVFQLKDEEYGVPVQQVLSIERMQHITRVPSTPEFVKGVINLRGVVTPIIDLRSRFDLEETEYGESTRIIIVTVGEMEVGLIVDAANDVIDIDGGQLEPPPQVIGAVEADYIKGVARLEKRLLVILNLDKVFNDEEVDDLKAIEG
- a CDS encoding chemotaxis protein CheC, producing MLFYKNFSSYHMDVLKEIGNIGAGHAATALSNLLNQTVDMKVPDVSIVKFDDLMEKVGGADHLVAGVFLRIEGDAPGSLYFLLSLEEAEMLVRRITGDTSLSFKEPPYPEMGLSAFCEVGNILAGSYLSSLADFTGMNLHPSVPATAIDLAGALLSYGLIELSQESDYAIVIDTAFIEHGNAKANHLNGHFLVLPDPPSFDVIFRSLGVPSDG